The following coding sequences are from one Dermacentor silvarum isolate Dsil-2018 chromosome 4, BIME_Dsil_1.4, whole genome shotgun sequence window:
- the LOC125944912 gene encoding uncharacterized protein LOC125944912 isoform X3: MVQSGVSNTIHEVTEAIISVSARRKLVDFSLTPAAKDEAKAAFARRGAIPGVLACVDGTLIAIMKPEGLSLADTVSFMSRKGYYALNVMVVCKSELCILVVDLQFPGSGHDSWVWQHNPLCARLAAQLQPG; encoded by the exons ATGGTGCAGTCGGGCGTGAGCAACACCATCCACGAGGTGACGGAGGCCATCATTTCCGTGTCTGCCCGGAGAAAGTTGGTGGACTTTTCATTGACACCGGCTGCCAAGGATGAGGCAAAGgcggcgtttgcgcgacgcggtgcCATTCCAGGCGTGCTAGCGTGCGTTGACGGCACGTTGATCGCCATTATGAAGCCAGAGGGACTCAGCCTGGCCGACACGGTGAGCTTCATGTCGAGGAAGGGTTATTACGCCCTAAACGTCATGGTC GTGTGCAAATCAGAACTTTGCATCCTTGTTGTGGACCTCCAGTTCCCTGGTTCGGGCCACGACTCTTGGGTGTGGCAGCATAATCCACTGTGTGCGCGCCTAGCCGCACAACTGCAGCCTGGCTA G
- the LOC125944912 gene encoding uncharacterized protein LOC125944912 isoform X2, whose product MVQSGVSNTIHEVTEAIISVSARRKLVDFSLTPAAKDEAKAAFARRGAIPGVLACVDGTLIAIMKPEGLSLADTVSFMSRKGYYALNVMVVCKSELCILVVDLQFPGSGHDSWVWQHNPLCARLAAQLQPG is encoded by the exons ATGGTGCAGTCGGGCGTGAGCAACACCATCCACGAGGTGACGGAGGCCATCATTTCCGTGTCTGCCCGGAGAAAGTTGGTGGACTTTTCATTGACACCGGCTGCCAAGGATGAGGCAAAGgcggcgtttgcgcgacgcggtgcCATTCCAGGCGTGCTAGCGTGCGTTGACGGCACGTTGATCGCCATTATGAAGCCAGAGGGACTCAGCCTGGCCGACACGGTGAGCTTCATGTCGAGGAAGGGTTATTACGCCCTAAACGTCATGGTC GTGTGCAAATCAGAACTTTGCATCCTTGTTGTGGACCTCCAGTTCCCTGGTTCGGGCCACGACTCTTGGGTGTGGCAGCATAATCCACTGTGTGCGCGCCTAGCCGCACAACTGCAGCCTGGCTAG
- the LOC125944912 gene encoding uncharacterized protein LOC125944912 isoform X1 — MVQSGVSNTIHEVTEAIISVSARRKLVDFSLTPAAKDEAKAAFARRGAIPGVLACVDGTLIAIMKPEGLSLADTVSFMSRKGYYALNVMVVPSYDLCQGAHLLQDALLSRCRPLCRDSEPGCGLFDPPQHLK, encoded by the exons ATGGTGCAGTCGGGCGTGAGCAACACCATCCACGAGGTGACGGAGGCCATCATTTCCGTGTCTGCCCGGAGAAAGTTGGTGGACTTTTCATTGACACCGGCTGCCAAGGATGAGGCAAAGgcggcgtttgcgcgacgcggtgcCATTCCAGGCGTGCTAGCGTGCGTTGACGGCACGTTGATCGCCATTATGAAGCCAGAGGGACTCAGCCTGGCCGACACGGTGAGCTTCATGTCGAGGAAGGGTTATTACGCCCTAAACGTCATGGTC GTGCCCAGCTACGACTTGTGCCAGGGAGCGCACCTTCTCCAGGATGCCCTCCTGAGCCGCTGCCGTCCTCTCTGCCGCGACAGCGAGCCGGGTTGTGGATTGTTCGATCCTCCGCAGCACCTGAAATGA